TAATGCGATGGTACGAACAAACTTTTATCAAACAGATAACAATGGTCAACGTAAAGATCGACTGTCATTTAAGTTTTTAGCCGAAGATATTCCTAATTTGCCAAAACCAAAGTTAATGTTTGAAATATTTGTTTATTCACCACGAGTTGAAGCTGTGCACATGCGCGGCGGTAAAGCAGCTCGTGGTGGCCTGCGCTGGTCAGACCGCATGGAAGATTTTCGTACTGAAGTACTCGGATTGGTCAAAGCACAGATGGTCAAAAACGCAGTGATCGTGCCCGTTGGTTCAAAAGGTGGTTTTATTGTTAAAACCAAGACCATGGCAGATGGCCGTGACGCCTTCCAAGCTGAAGGTATCGCTTGTTATCAAGCCTTCCTGCGCGGCATGCTAGACATCACTGACAATATCGTCGATGGTAATATTGTCCCGCCAGCCAATACCGTACGTCATGATGAAGACGACCCTTATTTAGTGGTTGCTGCAGATAAGGGTACAGCAAGCTTTTCTGATATTGCCAACGCCTTATCTGCTGAATATAATTTCTGGCTTGATGACGCCTTTGCCTCAGGGGGTTCAGTCGGTTATGACCATAAAGCTATGGGCATTACTGCGCGTGGTGGCTGGGAGTCGGTCAAACGCCACTTCCGCATGCGCGGCATGGACATCCAAGCACGTGATGATTTCACCGTCATTGGTATTGGTGATATGAGCGGTGACGTCTTCGGTAACGGTATGCTGCGCTCAACCCATACTAAACTGGTCGCGGCCTTTAACCACTTACATATATTCATCGACCCTAATCCTAATACTGCGGATTCTTATGCCGAGCGCGAGCGTTTATTTAATTTACCACGCTCAACGTGGGACGATTACGAAAAATCGCTTATTAGCCAAGGTGGCGGGGTATTTTCGCGGCAAGATAAAGCCATTGCTATCAGCCCTGAGATGAAAGAGATTTTTGCTATCAGCGAAGACAGCTTAGCGCCTAATGCCTTTATTAGCGCCTTGCTACGTGCACCCGTTGATCTACTCTGGAATGGTGGTATCGGTACTTATGTAAAAAGTGCTAACGAGACTCATGCTGATGTTGGTGATCGTGCCAACGATGCCGTGCGCGTTGATGGTAGTGAGTTACGTACGGCAGTAGTCGGTGAAGGCGGTAACTTAGGCCTTACCCAACAAGGGCGCATTGAATATGCACAAACGGGCGGGCGCATCTATACTGATGCTATCGATAACTCGGGCGGCGTCAACTGCTCAGATCATGAGGTCAATATCAAAATCTTACTTGGCAAAGTAGTTGAGCAGGGTGATATGACTTTAAAGCAGCGTAATGAGCTGTTAGAAAGTATGACTGACACCGTCGCTGAGCTGGTATTGCGCCAAAACTATCTGCAACCACAAGCCATTGAACTCAGTCATATTCGTGCTGCAGCAAACTTAAGTGATCATCAGCGCTTTATTCAAATGTTAGAGTCTGAGCAGCGCCTTGATCGCGCCATTGAGTATTTGCCATCAGATGAAGAGATTGCCAAACGTCAAAAAGCAGGAACTGGCTTGACCAATCCTGAGCTAGCAGTGGTCATGGCCTATGGCAAAATGTGGGTTTATGACAACTTGTTGTTATCTGACTTACCGGATGCCCCGTACTTTATCAACGAGCTGCGTAAATATTTCCCCAATGAGTTGGTTGAGCGTTTCTTTGATGAAATGACTGAGCATCGTTTGCACCGCGAAATCATCAGTACCTATCTAACCAATAGTGTGGTTAACCGCTTAGGTATCGAGGCACTGTTCCGTCTCTATGAAGAAACGGGTCAGACGCTAGCTATCATCATTCGTGCTTATGCCATTACCCGTGAGGTGTTTGAAGTCTCAGCGGTGTGGGAGTTGCTTGAGTCTCTTGATAACAAGGTCGATGCCACGCGCTTACTAGAGCTTGAAATACGCTTGCGGGATGCGCTTGAGCGTGGTGTGGTCTGGTTCATCAATGCCTTTGGCCAAGACTTACAAGTGAAAGATCTCATCGGTCGCTTTACAGACAGTGTTGAGCAGTTGACTAAAAATGGCGGATTTATTGAGCAGCAATTCGCACAATACCTACAAGATGATACCGCCAGCTTAATTCAAGACGGTTTATCAGAGAGCGAAGCCATATTGTTTGCCATGCTCCCTTATCATGTCGATGCGCTAGATGCAGCGCGACTTGCTGAGCAGTATGAGCGTCCTGTTGATGCCATTGCCGAATTATACTTTGAAGCCTATCAAATCTTGCAACTCGATTGGATGGTGGACAACATCGCCAACTTACCGCAGCAAGACTACTGGGATCGCCGCGCCCGCCATGCGCTGTTCAATGAGGTATCGCGTAGCTTGCGCTTATTGATGGATGGGGTACTATCACAAGAAAATACTAAGCAAGCATTTACTGAGTGGAAGTCGCGTCACAACAGTCAGATTGAGTCCGTCACTGCTGAAATGCAAAAGCTCGACAACAATGACGACAGCGTTATCAGCCTATCAACGTTGTCAGTACTGATGAGCGAGTTAAGTGGCTTAGTGACTAAATAATAGTCAGATAGACCGGTAACTTTCTATAAATAAAAACCACTCTTAAATCATTAAGAGTGGTTTTTTATGGCCTACTAAATTGTCTGCTAAATCGCAATAACTAGCAAACTGTGGCTTTAATGCTATCGTACCTTGACCATTAATAAAGCCGAACTTGCCAGCCTGCTGGTAGGCATAAGAATGATGATATAGCAGCTTTACAATAGGCGCCGTAGAGGACAAGCGCAGTTTGCCAGTAGTATCAATAACTTGGGCACTAACAGCGTCGTCTTTGATATCCTCAGTCATACAAGTCGCAGTAGTACTTAATAACTTGTAATTTTATAGCAGCCTTGACCAGTGATTTCACTAAAACCACCAGATATTTTTGTCACCTGAATTTGGGTCAAAATGCGCTCTTTTAGCGCTTGTACGTGAGAGATGATACCAATAAGTTTGCCTTCTTGTTGTAAGCTGGTGAGGGTATCGAGGGCAATATCCAGTGACTCTTCATCTAAAGTACCAAAACCTTCATCCAAAAATAGCGAATCGACACGAATATTTTGACTGGCCATTTGTGATAGCCCAAGTGCTAATGCAAGACTAATAATAAAACCTTCGCCACCGGAGAGGTTCTTGGTACTACGAACATCGCCACCTTGATAGTTGTCGATGACATTAAGCTCCAGCGGATTGTTGTCATCATGAATCAGTAAGTAGCGGTCGCTCATCTTTTGTAATTGGGTATTGGCATGACTGATCATGACTTGAAAAGTTAGGCCTTGTGCAAAAGTTCGATACTTTTTGCCGTCCGCAGAACCAATCAAATCGTATAGCTGTTGCCAAACTTGCATGTTTTCTTTTTGGGCATTGATAGCGATATGCTGCGATGCTTGCGCCCCTTTTTGCTGCTCATTGGCTCTTAGCTGTTGCTCAATAGCACCGGTCTCACCAAGGCGCGTCTCTATATCGGTTTGTAATTGCAGATGTTTGCTGGCAAGCGTTTCTCTCTGCTCGCTGGTTAGTGGATTGGCAAGCTGCTCGTTTAATGAGTGTTGAACACTGTTTAGCTGGGTCTTAGCTTGATTAAGTGCATAGTCAATGGCAGTTTGGCGTTGTTTTAAGCCATCGCGCGACTCTTTTGGTAGACGGGCGCTTTCAAAATCAGCTTCAGTGGTGAACTGTGATTGTGCCAATAGAGTTGTAAAAGTATTTTCCTGCGCCTCAAGCGTATCGCTAGTAGCATCAAGCTGATTGGCTAACTGTTGCACACGGTCTTGTCGTTGCTCAAGCGTTTGCTTGGCATTATCTTGCTGTCTTTGCATGGTTGCTCGTACAGTTTTTGTCTTATCAAGTAGCGCACGCAATCGGTTTTCTTCGTCATCTGAGTTTTTGTCAGCAAACTGTGCGATTCTGCTTTGCCGCAGTTGCTCAACCGCAGCCTTTTTATCTGTAACAACAGTAACGAGGTGTTGAAAATCAACTGCTATACCGTCTAACTGCGCTTGTTTGGTAGTAATTTGGGCACTTAAGCCGTTGAGGGTGGTTTGCAACGTTTGTTGATTGTCTTTTTGGGCAATAAAATTCTGCTTTAATTGCAGTAAGGCGCTACGCTGTTGCCGGAGTCCGTCTATATGATTATTACAATCGATTTCATTAAGCACAGCTTGATCATCGATGCTATGTACTAATAATTCTAACGACTGCTTGGTCGTACTGTCGGTGTGCGCAGTGTTTGAATCATCCTCATATTTACTGATTGGATATTTATGTACTACAGAGACCACTGCGGCGATCACTTCTGCTAGTTCAGAGAAATTAGCAGCCAACGTACTCTCTGTGCCTTCTACCTTTTGAGTATTCAGCTTTATATCAGTCGACAAGTTACTGATTTCGTCAGAAAGTGTCCGTTGCTGACGCTCATTAGCTTCAAGTGCTTTATTTATTTCAGTAATAGTCTGATTAAACGTGTCGTATTGAGTCAGCTTAACTTTACGAGTCGCTTTTTCTTGAGTGAGATTTTGCTTGCCAGCGCTTATTAAAGACAGAGCATTAGTAATGATTTCGATGTTTATAGTACCTTCGTTCAAATTAATCTGCTGATCGAGGGTATCTATAAAGGTATTGATATCGGCACTAATTTGTTTAAATGGCTTGATAATAGTACTGATTGAAGCGCAATAATAATTATTCGAATCCAATACTGTCTTCATGTGGGTTTGAATATCATGGCAAAGCGCTTTAGCTTGATTGGTCAAAGATGTGAGTTGCTGTTGCTCACGCTCAAGGTTATTTTGTTTGGTTGCCTGCTCGATACAATGTTGCGCTAGCGTTTTCTCCAATCCATCAATAAGTTCGTCCAGCTCAATAAGCTGTTGTTGAGTTTGCTTAGTGATAGAGTGCTCATCTTGAGCATCGCTATCCAATAATGGATGGTTACGAGCATAAGGGTGCTCTGTTGCACCGCACAATGGGCAAGGTTTATCCTCTTCTAACGCGGCAATATAGTCTTCAAGCTTAGCGACTTTTTGTAGTAGATTGAGATGCGCCTGTTTTTCTTCACGCTTGAGCTTTATGTCTTTAATTCTACCCTCATCATCACGAATGAAACCTTTGAGGCTAATCAGTGCTTGCTTGATAGTAGGCAGCGCTGAATTTATATTTTTAATTTGGGTCGCAAGCTCATTTAGTGATTGCAGCTTAAAACTGACCGAATCCAGCTGGCTAGTAACCGTATCTATTTGCTCTTGCTGGTCGCGCAGCTCATTCAGCGAGTTATCTTGTAGTAAGTCTGCTTGTTGCTGTTGCAAACCACTAAGTTGCCCACGCTTCTCTGTGGTATGTGATGTGTCCTTCGCTTGCTTATCATATAATTGTGTCAGTTCATCTTTTAGCTGGCGGGCAGTATTTTGGTCGATTAGCTTATCATCGCTTAGTTTAGTATTGTTTTGCAGCAAGATTTTTAATCGACTACAGCTACTATTAAAAGTGGCAATATCAGTATCAAGGTCAGTAAGCTCATGATGCGTGCTGAGATATTTTGCTATTGTCGTCAGTTGGCTTTTAGCTTGTTTTTCGTTTTCTTGATGACTGCTTATCTCTTGTTTTAATTGCTGGATGTTGGTCGATAATGACGTTTTACGCCGATCATCATCCGCTAAAGCATGCGCTTGCTGTTTTATATCTGCATCTAATTCACGTACCTTGGCAATAATAGGTAAAGAATCGTGTAGCTCATCTGCCGCTTGGGCCTCATACTTAATCGCAGCGTGTAGGTCTATTGTGGATTTATCAAGCGCTGCCTGCTGGGCAGGAATGTTATCTAGCAAGTCTTGATGTTCGCCATTCAAGCGTTTTGCTGTATTACGGCTGTAGACCAGCTGGCTAAATGGACTGTCAATCTCCAATGCCTTATTGGCTGCCTCCAAACGTGCTAACTCTGGGATAAATGATTGTGCATCTTGCGCCGCATTCGTCACCGTCGTTTGATAGTGCGCTGACTGTTGTGTTAAGTCTGCAACTTTATCCAACCATTGCAGTTGTTCGGTTACGGTCTTATAGTCTAGCCGCTGTACTGACTGCATATCTTGATGTGCTGTGAGATCTACTAGCAGCTGCGCCTCATTTTGGCTACTTAATAGCGGTAAACTGTCAACGCCAGCTTGCAGTTTAGCCAGCTCACCTTCCTCAAAACGTT
The sequence above is a segment of the Psychrobacter sp. PL19 genome. Coding sequences within it:
- a CDS encoding NAD-glutamate dehydrogenase — protein: MSHSLSITEERISQISDIATSYVQKDKSLLDHFIHSYYQPLHQGTADAVSDADLAGMALHHFTLLRSYDGSKPQVAILNPVAEEQHFHSSHTVIQMVAYDRPFLVDTLLMTLETQGIDVHRTYNIIVSVQRDDEDNITTIESAHESATSHLSLIQCEIAYQDNDQLAVLQQLLLDKVDTLDTVVGDWEQMQVRLTEIKAELLEKPLPEVFYSRQEIQDFLDWVTDENFIFLGYREYRLEDNGIDNDANKNTDLDLFSIGNSGLGLLRGVNEDTLSKSFNELPGNLKKLLTEPRVLMLSKSSRVSPVHRPVYMDFLGIHKFDDNGKLVGEYRFIGLFTSQAYQLSVQQIPLLREKANKIMMMADLPRDGYAHHKMMHVINTLPRDDLFQASVEELYPIVSGITQLQDKKSLRLFSRIDHYHRFVSCLVYIPRDKFNTELRIKVQNVLKEAYGGMSSGFTTEFNESDHARVHVHVRTEPGHVNDVDNNTLESELSALMQSWGDNYQKMLLDDVGEQQANALTRRFLSYIPAAYQERFDARTAVEDTKRLANLTDEQPIFWHLYQSTGDVSNQLHLKLYGRQQPVILSKVLPVLENFGVSVVSAQTYEFDLPEQAIWMQEYELTLEHVDTINMQVVRGQFEDSLKQIWAGNIESDTFNELILTTKLDTYEVVVLRALSRYMGQARAPFSSVYIQQTVVKNSAISMLLADLFDARMNPKHSAPDSQERLEKTNQVREQIASALAGVDSLDEDRILRWYLDLINAMVRTNFYQTDNNGQRKDRLSFKFLAEDIPNLPKPKLMFEIFVYSPRVEAVHMRGGKAARGGLRWSDRMEDFRTEVLGLVKAQMVKNAVIVPVGSKGGFIVKTKTMADGRDAFQAEGIACYQAFLRGMLDITDNIVDGNIVPPANTVRHDEDDPYLVVAADKGTASFSDIANALSAEYNFWLDDAFASGGSVGYDHKAMGITARGGWESVKRHFRMRGMDIQARDDFTVIGIGDMSGDVFGNGMLRSTHTKLVAAFNHLHIFIDPNPNTADSYAERERLFNLPRSTWDDYEKSLISQGGGVFSRQDKAIAISPEMKEIFAISEDSLAPNAFISALLRAPVDLLWNGGIGTYVKSANETHADVGDRANDAVRVDGSELRTAVVGEGGNLGLTQQGRIEYAQTGGRIYTDAIDNSGGVNCSDHEVNIKILLGKVVEQGDMTLKQRNELLESMTDTVAELVLRQNYLQPQAIELSHIRAAANLSDHQRFIQMLESEQRLDRAIEYLPSDEEIAKRQKAGTGLTNPELAVVMAYGKMWVYDNLLLSDLPDAPYFINELRKYFPNELVERFFDEMTEHRLHREIISTYLTNSVVNRLGIEALFRLYEETGQTLAIIIRAYAITREVFEVSAVWELLESLDNKVDATRLLELEIRLRDALERGVVWFINAFGQDLQVKDLIGRFTDSVEQLTKNGGFIEQQFAQYLQDDTASLIQDGLSESEAILFAMLPYHVDALDAARLAEQYERPVDAIAELYFEAYQILQLDWMVDNIANLPQQDYWDRRARHALFNEVSRSLRLLMDGVLSQENTKQAFTEWKSRHNSQIESVTAEMQKLDNNDDSVISLSTLSVLMSELSGLVTK
- a CDS encoding AAA family ATPase; the encoded protein is MRLTELRLKNLNSLKGEWHIDFTDPAFVNEGIFAITGQTGAGKTTILDAICLALYSQTPRLGEITGSSNEMMTQGTGECSAEVVIEIGNQHYRCSWYQHRAYKKAKGKLSGIKHEICNAKTGVVLEDAKSKTTPFIQELIGMDFSQFTRSIMLAQGSFAAFLKSDTGDRAAILEKITGTAIYAEISKNVFEKKRFEEGELAKLQAGVDSLPLLSSQNEAQLLVDLTAHQDMQSVQRLDYKTVTEQLQWLDKVADLTQQSAHYQTTVTNAAQDAQSFIPELARLEAANKALEIDSPFSQLVYSRNTAKRLNGEHQDLLDNIPAQQAALDKSTIDLHAAIKYEAQAADELHDSLPIIAKVRELDADIKQQAHALADDDRRKTSLSTNIQQLKQEISSHQENEKQAKSQLTTIAKYLSTHHELTDLDTDIATFNSSCSRLKILLQNNTKLSDDKLIDQNTARQLKDELTQLYDKQAKDTSHTTEKRGQLSGLQQQQADLLQDNSLNELRDQQEQIDTVTSQLDSVSFKLQSLNELATQIKNINSALPTIKQALISLKGFIRDDEGRIKDIKLKREEKQAHLNLLQKVAKLEDYIAALEEDKPCPLCGATEHPYARNHPLLDSDAQDEHSITKQTQQQLIELDELIDGLEKTLAQHCIEQATKQNNLEREQQQLTSLTNQAKALCHDIQTHMKTVLDSNNYYCASISTIIKPFKQISADINTFIDTLDQQINLNEGTINIEIITNALSLISAGKQNLTQEKATRKVKLTQYDTFNQTITEINKALEANERQQRTLSDEISNLSTDIKLNTQKVEGTESTLAANFSELAEVIAAVVSVVHKYPISKYEDDSNTAHTDSTTKQSLELLVHSIDDQAVLNEIDCNNHIDGLRQQRSALLQLKQNFIAQKDNQQTLQTTLNGLSAQITTKQAQLDGIAVDFQHLVTVVTDKKAAVEQLRQSRIAQFADKNSDDEENRLRALLDKTKTVRATMQRQQDNAKQTLEQRQDRVQQLANQLDATSDTLEAQENTFTTLLAQSQFTTEADFESARLPKESRDGLKQRQTAIDYALNQAKTQLNSVQHSLNEQLANPLTSEQRETLASKHLQLQTDIETRLGETGAIEQQLRANEQQKGAQASQHIAINAQKENMQVWQQLYDLIGSADGKKYRTFAQGLTFQVMISHANTQLQKMSDRYLLIHDDNNPLELNVIDNYQGGDVRSTKNLSGGEGFIISLALALGLSQMASQNIRVDSLFLDEGFGTLDEESLDIALDTLTSLQQEGKLIGIISHVQALKERILTQIQVTKISGGFSEITGQGCYKITSY